The region ATTCCCGCAGTCACTGGGACCCCATTCCGTCCGAAGAAAGTCGCGGCGCGGCGGTATAGTGGAAAATTCAGGCGAGGAATGTTTTTCACAAATCACTTGGAGCGGATCTCGGGCTAGCTTAAGTTCCCTCGCATGCTTTGTCTCGACTGGACAGAGACATCAGGCGAATTTCACTACGGCTCGTGGGCGGCGAAACACATACAAATGGAAATTAAGTCGAGGACTCGGGCTTTCCTTGACATTTTCTCCCCGCCTTCGTGAGCGGAAAAGCAGAACTCCGCAGAGTTCCGTACACACGATTCGGGGTGAAGTCAGACTCGCTTACGGAGAGACAAAAGCTCGGATTATAAGGGATGgttaattattaaaactgTTTTGGCCGGTAATTAAATTCTGGGGTAGAAATATCCGCATTCGCATATATGCACCGGGTACGTTGTTTGCAGCCTCTTTCTGATTAAAAATCGtgcgataaagaaaaaaataaataaattcaaccgACGACAGAACTACCACTACTTCACACTGCCTCCCCCCGATTTCATGGCTCCTCCCTCGTACCAGCTGCGTCGTATTTTCACCGGGGTCTAAAACCCCGCCTGAGAATAATATACGGAGTAAAATGAGATCCCTTGATTATCCCATGGGAATCGGTCGGCAGAGCGCTGCATGCATATACGCATCGTAATCAAATGACCAAGCAATTTCTTATGAAATTCCGTTCCGTCTTCCTTCAATATCGATTTAAATTCTCCGCCACTTTTATACCTAGTCAAAGAATTCAACTATCAGTTCGTTTTCACCATAAACTCAGAACAGATTGCGATTCCATGAACTcgtggagggaaaaaaatgacgataacagcaatagtaatagtaataacagtGAGCACGCTGATAAAAAACCTCGCAGACGACCTTCAGACTACCGAAGAACCCTCTCCTCCCTCCACGAGCACTTTATCCAAACATTTATCAACACTTACTCCGCGCCGTCTTTTCATCACCTAAGTTATTCGTTCACGTACAAGATCACGGAGCCCATGTCAATTTGCATAGGCAAACCTGTCTCCCATTCACCCAAATTCTTCGtacttgttaaaaattttttgatgcCGAATACGTACGTTAATTCGGACGCTCTTTAATTTCGCAGTTATCAGCTGAGGATGAATCAGCATTTCGAAAGGTGCAGTGACTTCTATTCCCTCGCTTCGAGTGACGGAAGTTTGACCCGTCAAACGGTTCGCTATCGTCAAAGAAGTTTCTGCTCTGACGGAGGAACGCGGGCTTCGGTATCTCGTGCACTCTGTACAAAGAAGGAATCGATACTGAACCGTGTTAGGTGCACTGTCACGGGGCCGTGGGCTGGTGTgagttaattgaaaaatgcatAAGAACGTACTCTCTGGTATGACTGTAAACGCGTTTTCGATTCAACCCGAGATCCGGCCGCTCTCTATAAATAGACTCAGCAGCTCCCCGCACCTTTGAGCTGATCGAATGGCCATCATACGAAGCGCGCTGTACCAATCTCACGCCTGTTTTTACAGGAGATGAAGAAAGACGGAGATGAAGATGAATTGGAAAGAGAGAAGCTCGTGGCAGAGCGGTCGAGTGGAAACGTACGACGCGTAGTGTGATTTCGGTCTAAGAGCAAACCGCAGTGGTGGAGAAACCAGTAATAACACTTTTACCGTTATTTTGCAATGTaaagattttgttttttttttcaaacgtaaaAATGCAGCTGCAGGGACGCGACGCTAAAGTCTAGACGGTATGCatataataatttcgtaaGAATATTCGAATGCAAATCCGCCCACCTACCAATCTAGACAAAACTGAAATATCCGAGAGCGAAAACGCGACAGTTTGGCGTCGCCAAAAACTCGGCAAGATTCAAGATTCaagtgaaagagagaaagagagaaggagcaGGAGAGTAAGGGTCTCTTTCTGGTTCTCATCAGCATGCGAAAACTTTGTTATTTGTTTGAACACGTTAAATTATGCATGCACAATATGCCGACGACGGGCGAGTACGTCGAGTTGGAAATAGGGGTGGGTGGTTGGGCGGGTTAGGAGAAAGGGGGGAAGCGGTACTGGAATAAGCGGGGACGAGGGGGAGGGCAAACCGGGGCTGCGAAGGGGGTGCGTTTATCCCGCGTGCCCGCGTAATTGAAACAACAATAAAGTGTGAGCGAACAACAATGAACGTGCGTAATAACCCAGAGCTCTTTGCCGAAGCGTTGACGCCACCCCCAAGCCGGATCCGGGGGGTGGGAGGTGGGTGTTAGTGTTACTGCACGTTGACGAAAACGCGGTGGAGGAAAAGCTCAACAAAGAGCAGCGGGACGTCTGAGTCGCGAAGCTGAGCAACGCTCCCGCTGTCCCCGCGGGGTGAAAGATGAGGAggcgtgaaaatattattaacttGAAGCCTTTTTCCACCTTGGTGAATTTCTCGACTCTCCCGCAATTACCCAACGATGAGTTCACGCCGCGCAGAACGAGGAGTTAGGGAAGGGAATAGTTACTGGCTCTCCGAGAGGTGAACCGGACCCTTGATTTCCGAAGGGGATTACTCGCGCTACCAGACCCGGCTTACTTCCGCACCACGACACAAATGCGCGGATGTGCGTGCACGCAAGTGTATTACGGCATGACGATCCGCGCgcatttataaaatataatatcgcACAATGATAACTAATCGCTGCAGGAAGAGTTCGCGCCGCATATTGCAACGTTCACAAAGGGGGTGCGCGCCGGCCTCTTTCTTACCGCAATGAGCCAGTCAATCGAAGCGCACttgtacacaatattttcaccaaggGATGGTGGGGAGTCCGTTGGTTCGAGCCGGTTGTTTCTGCCCGGCCAACACGTGGATGGCCGAACAAGAGCTGCACCGTCGTCGCTGTGGTAAAGTGTTTCGCATCTGCACGCGGGGTACTCGCTCGATCGCTCAGGGGTATTTTGCACACCCGTGCAGCGTGGCGGAGGCGCAGAAAGGACGGGGAGAAAACTGGTATGAAACCCCGCGCCCCCGATACACGCCAGGAGGCAGCGAAAGGGTGCACGAGGGAGATAAAGTGACTCGAGGCAGCTGGCGTCGTTCACCTACGGCAGTCTCTATTCGTCCCACATAACCACTGACCCATATTCCCTTGGGTAACTGTAAATCTGCGGGATTTCCATCCGTGTTTGCATTGTCGTATTTTCTGGACGTCGACCACCGTCAGTTCCGAGAAGTGGATGCGGAGCGGCGGCGTCAATTGCcgtgaaaaatatcaactcACCCGGGAAACCCGGCTTTGGACACAATTATCGTTATCTAGTCGTAAGCCGGAGGATTCCGTTTGTTTGCAACTTGCAATGACCGTTGCTTCCATGCCCGAGTACTTCGGTGGGGGCTTCCAAACGGTGCGTCCCTTCGGCCTGTGATCTGGTTGCAACGCGTGGACGCCGGATGGCTTCAGTCCGTTTCAAACGCCGCGAAAATGCCTGGAATTGTTAATTTCGCTTCACCCTACCTTCTCTACGACTGCGGACACATTTTACGGGGGAGCGAGACACCCTGCAACGTGCAACCCTTGCGCTTTCAAGCCAGCTCACGACGCTCGTCTGCACGTCTATAACCGACTCGCACTCACCCTGGTCTCACCCTTTCTTATAGCTCGGTACCAACCAGCGGTACGAGACATTCGCGACCAAGCAGTGGCAGTACCACCGGCGGCACGAGTAGCGCCAGACCTCGGCGTTATTACCGACGATAAATCGCCACCTTTAATAAGAACGCCTGCGTGCCAGCCGTACAACCACGTCGTGCTTCGCTATGCCAGACCGTCAGAGAGGAGGAAGAACGAGGGTGAGAAACAGagacagagacagagagagagagagagagagagagagagagaaaggaaattGAAAGCAGTCAACCTTTCGCCGATTCATTTATGCAAGAGAACAGTCCATTGATTTTTCTTGTTCTATATTGTTATCGGATTCTCGCGACCTTAAGCTCCGCGCGTTATAGTATGAGAAAAAGCACAACGGATCAACAAGCTCGTCGACAGTTTTGACGAGTCGTGCGAACGGTTCAACCACCGATCACCTGACGCTCCTGCATCTGCAGCCTTGGTGACACCTTGAGGGCGCGCCACTTTCGAAGGGTGTGTTTTAATCTCGaatagaaattcaaattcaaattcccgTTCTGAATGGAACTGAGATTAGTGGTGATGCATTATTCCATTATGTACCACGTCGCTGACACACATTTCTTCGCTAAGCTTTTTCCGATACCAGACACACCGGGTCGCGGGCCAGCTGCAGGTTTGTCATATGTGTGttataaaaaagtattaaacagaaaaattgaGGATAGGAAGGATCACAAGGTAGACGGAGAATCACTAAGTGATCAGGCCTTGAAAACAATTCCCTGCGATGTCTGACGgtgttcttttcttctttttcttcctattcAGCTCCCTACGAATTCCGTTCGGGGCCGCTCACCCCTGATTTCCATGATCAGAACAGCAGGTGCATTTCCCATGATGAAGCACCGTACCGCACACAAAAAGTCCTGGGAGTAAAGACTGACCAACAGGTTCGATAGCGTCGAGATTCAGGCATCTTCTATACAAGATTCTACCAGTCTTTGTCGAAACAATATACGAGACATCTGAATCCAGCCTATCGACTATGCTAGCTAAGTGGATCGTTTGGCATCTGATAATCTGGTTCAAATTAGACACACCTCGCGATCGAGGGGACAAGCTTTCATGGCTTCGCGGACTATAAATACAGAAACGACGaaagagaaaacgaaaaaacgatATCTTCACTTCAATCATGGCGTCACCGTAGATAAATAACGACATACCAAAGTATTTTTTAGCGGAGCTAGTAGCACCACACTGCGTGAAGCTCCACGGTATAATTGGGACGCGAGGAATTCTTCCGCCAGGTGGCACCTAATTGGTCCACCAAGAAGCCACGTGGGTGGCCCGGCGTTAATTATGCGTGAAgactttcttcgtttttccgGCGCGAGCGCAACGTTTGCGGATCGCTATACGTCAACAAGGAACGCAGTATTCGGTACATTGCTCACCGAAAGCGTAACAGTGGATAAGTGCAGGTGCACAGCTTATACGAACGTACGCATATGATTACAGGCGGCAGCACCTGTTCACGGTCTTGTCGAAATAATTGTGTCAAGGGAATTTTCATTTAGCAAAGAACTTTCGTTGTTCTTCTTCATTTCCCATATCTTGATTAATCCTCAAAGTGCATTCCAGTTTGCGCTTGGTGAATTCAAGATGAATAAAGACTGTTAATTACTGACGGCGATTCTCACGATTTCTACTTTCAGACGCTACCTCTTCAGTGACAGCATTCTGTTCGACTTCATTCCAAGGCTGAATGTTACCGGATCCAAATATCGTGAATATCAGCCACGCTGATATCTGACAGATGATGACTATCCAGAAAATATTTCTCCAGGTACCGAAGGTGTGCTGAAAAGAAGTCGATTGGTGGGAACTTTTCGTCGTTAATATTgaatgagaatattttttgtttttatcgtGATGACTTGCAGTAAACCTCGTTTTTGGTAAAGTGCCCTGTCAGGGCTGGGATAACGAacgccggaatagtgccaggGGTGTTTGTGATGCCCATCAAAATACCTGCGAAGTTCGGGGACAAGTCGTTCTGGTTGCACAAGTGGCCGATGAATACTGTACCGGCTACGACGATATTTATGCAAAGAAGAATCGTTGTGGCCAACCTGTGACACCCGATGTAAGCGATGATTAATATGAGTACAGCGGTCGGGACGCAACCTAGCGTGGAGGAAAACGGAACGCTTCAGCGTCATCTTTAGACACACGGGTGAGAGGTTCAACCAAGTTGAAAATCACTCGAGACTTCGTCAAATGTTACTAACTTATAGTGACGGCAATTTTTCTCGCTACAGTCATCTTCCAAATACCACGCGTTCTTCCCCAGTCCAACAACTTTCCGAGACATGGATTGAGAATTGCGATGATCAGATACGGAAAGCAGGTTATCCCCGCGTTCTAAAACATTAAAGCAATTCTCACATGCGAGGGCCAAAAAAGCGAAAGGCAAGGTCGACTCACCGCTTTGATGTTGAACTTCAGTACATGATTCATATAGAGAGGCGCCGTGGTCAGTAAAAAGTACCAGGAAAAATTGCCAAGAGTATTGGTTAGTATCAGGGCCCAGAACGGTACCGAAGTAAAAATGGCCTTCCATGGTACTCTGGGCTTGTTCTCAGAAAAGGGTTTGCGGTGAGCGTAGGTGCCGCAAATGTATTCCCGCTCTTCTTCAGTGATAAACTTTTGCGACTCAGGATTATCGGCGAAaaagaggatgaaaataaCACACCAGATCAAAGGCAGAGTTCCGTGGACGTAGAATACGGCCTCCCAGCCTGCGGCGCTCATGATTTGAGCGGTGGTCAGTATCGATATCACCGTACCGAGCGGCATGCCCGCGTATATGATCGCCGCCCACATGCCCTTCTCCTCGTAAACAACCCACTTGCCCATCAGCACGTTCATTACCGGTAAGTTCGAGGAGCTTACTAAACCGGTGAAGAAGCGAAGAGCGTAGAGCGCGTGGAGATGCGCTCGTGCCGTCAGCGGCAACAGAATAGTTGTAACAGCGTTGAAAAACACCGTGACGATCAACACCCACTTTGAGTTAAACCTGCGGGAAGTACCGAGCCACAATTACACGGCGATTGCTCGGTCTGTTCTCTCACCTATCGGCGCAGTATCCACTGGGAAACATGCCGAGCAGGTATCCGGCGAAGTAGATGCTAACGACGAATCCCTGCTCAACCGGTGTCCATTCGAACGGTCCTTGGACCGTGGAAACCTCGGTATGGTCATTGGTGAACTGTGGGCACTGTGGTGCTGTCTCACCCTCTTTGACGGGCTTGCGTTTCGTCATACCAATTATAGCCGTGGCAATGTTAACTTTTAGTCCGTAGATTATCATGTTCGCGACGCAGAGCATCATCGCGTACGCGGCTCGGACGTAACCCACTGCGCGGAGGGAAAAGTCGAGAGGTCAGTAATACAAGGATTTACGATTTTCGGTAAGGTATTCGACTCACCCATTATCAGAGAAATAGAGAACTATGAAACGTCAGTGCTGTTAACACGCCCCGTCACTCGATCGTCTATTTTTCCATCAGTAGATCCTTCGTACATTGAATAGTCACTCGATCTAGCGGTCGGTCCCAAAGCCTTCAATGGTACTTAGTGGTTTTCTACAAACGCACGCGCACACAACGCTCTTCTCAAGAAATGCGCACCGTGTCATCCATTTCGGGGTGATTAGAGGGCAGACGCGGACTAAGCCTGACAAATGGACCTGGCTGGACACGTTCAACTATACGTCTACACGTGGCGTAGTTGCCGTCTTCAGAAATGTTTGCCACCAGCTACATAGCTCGACTTCAACCCGTAGACCTAAGTTTTTGTACATAAATCGACGGCAAACTCCAGTTCCAGCTGGATTATGAATTATTACTATGgtatcaattatttccaaatatatatgtataggagAGGACTTTGGCTTCTCAATAGATCGACTATATCTCTACCTAAAGAATTACTGCTACTGATGTTAGACGAGCGACCTGAACGTTATACAGTCGTTGATAATGTTAACCGATTACTATTTTACACGATTCAAAGTATATTTTGATCGTATCGAGGACTAAATTGTTCTTGGGCTATTCACCTCGATGACAAATGGAGGACTGATCATCCAGACAGAGCGAACGTCCCGCTGTTGCTCCCGAAAAATCGGAAGATTGTTAGTGCTGactaagaaaaaattttaaccgaagttttttcatcgtttcacTAACCTGTGGTCGTTGAATAACCCGCAGCAGTCAGCCATGCAACGACTCCGCCCCGGTCTTATCTAAAAGTTTTTAGGGACCAGATGGACCCTAGGATTGAGTCGTTTTATTTCCAGGCTGTAGACAACGGACGAAATAGGCAAGTGGGTATAGTCAGAAGTAAAAGCAGCACTTTTTAAAGGCCGTGAAAGGGTCACGTCGTTAGCACGCACTTAGGAACAACTCGACCCGGTCGGCCTACCATCAGAGCCTTTGTCTTCATTCACAGCTTGctttttatgataatttttattcgtattaCCTGGTATAACACAAAGACCAGCGTAGCAACTAACGCCGGTCTATTATTCTAGCGCATTTCTGGCTTTCTtgctttttcaaaatacgaCGGAACAACCTCTGCGGAAAGAATACGCGGTCAGGAATGATGCTCCGAATCTTGAATGTACGCATGCATCacttatatacctatatgtgaGATCTGTGACGTACACGTTACTCGACGATGGCATCTTCAGCTCCGATCCATATTTACTACAAATCGATGTGTCGCCACGCGCATCACGATTTCTCACCAATTTTCTGCACTTTTCATTCCATTATCACCACCATCATTGCTACGTCCCTGTAccttctttttcaatttgccACGCGATTTGGTTTAAATTTCGTTGATCCGAGCTGCTTGCCTGCACTCATAAAATATACACGAATACGTCATCCTTCCACGTCTTTCACTGGAAACTGGATTATTCGTTACTCCGATGTCTGGACAAGGATACAATTGGGAGTGTCGAAAAGTTGGAAGATCGTGGCTTCTCTCTATTCACCGATTACACGGATagaaatttcgtttctcttctGCCTTTTGAGCGTGCCGCAGGTAGGTACGACAAACTTACGATGCCGGCAGAACGGATGACCGTTAGGTATATTCGAATACACGCCGAATATACGAAGCCGAGATAATAGCGTAGCGACGTGGCCCGGATTATCAAAAGAGTTGAGACAGCGTCTGGCGACCCTGTCGCGGGTTTCGGACTCGAAGGATATGATCCGCTTAATGTGTCCAAAGCTTAAGACTTACGAGTATAATGAATGATACGGGACTAAGCTCGACAGAGAAGCCCTGCCGAGTGACGGCTTACATGAATATTGATGTCACGGTTGATATTAATACGGTGACGTCTCGCGGTTGAACTGGTCCCGAACGCTTTGGTCTTCACCGCCTAACATCCCAGCCGTACGTCGCACCTCGAAAACTCAAACAATCTCACTTCGTTGAAATATCAAACGTAATTGTCACCACACTGTCAGCTTCGTCGGGTCGAGGAGCAAGAGTCACGTGAATTGACGTAAAAAGCATTACCCGCGTACATTAAACATGCCTATACATTTTGATCAGCTGCGTATCTTGGCGCTCAAATATACCGCCGATAGGCGTCCTGTCAGATCCCTCATACCGGTTCCTCTTGACCGAGCAGGGATAATCGCTTTAGACCATAGAGTGCTCCTGATGCCCCAGGTTATACCTCGAGTCAGTCGACCGTGGAAACGGTGTGACACCGAAGCTCGGATCAACGATCAGAAGAGCGGAGTGCAGATAATTCCACGAAGCTTTTCTTTCGAGCGATTCAATCAAGGCAGAAATATTCTAAGCTTCGTCCAGTAGGTGGAGAGCTAGGAGAGGATAGGAGAGAAGTCGCGTTAGGTAAACAGGAAGATTGCTTTAGCCAACTCCGTGGCGTCTAATGCTTCGTCATGTCATCAGGTTGATCCTTGGTAACGAGCGAGTCACGGAACGGCTAACAAGACAAGCATCGTTTCCCGTAGGGTGAGGCGACGCTGCGCTGCTTTTCAGAAGGGCACGTACAAGATGTGACGTCGACAAGTTGAAATCGCAAATGCGCGCTCACTTGTACACGCGGTTATTATACCTCCGCTGGCGACTAAGCCGTCTTTCTCGCGTTTCGCGACGACTTGTTTGCCTCTTTGCAGCACTcgtcctctctctctctctctctctctctcgctctctcatAATATCGTACACACACCCTTCTCCCCGGGTGCAGGGCAAAAAGCAGGCAAAGCGACTTTCACTCGGCCATCAATCACGCCCCTCGTTCTATACCGTTTTCTATCTTTATCTCTTTTTGCCTAGCTATACCTGGCACGTTTTTCCCAACCAGATTTCGCAGataaatacatacaaaatttgataaaaattttcgacccTCGAGACGCGCGGTACCCGCGTTAAGTCAGTTGTATTTCAGCCGTATTCGCGAGCTAAACGTGCAAAATACCCCAGTAAATATTCCCGCTTGTCCCCAGGGCGATTCAAAACTTGCTAAAGTAGTATCGCTAGCGTAGGAATACGAGATAGATACTCGGGTGAAATTATGTACCCGATAACTAAAAAGGGAGAATAAATTCCCTCTGAGATATAAAATTCGGTCGGATTTCTGCGGggatggaaaataaagaagctGTGACAATAACTAATGACCCGTCTCCAAGGCCAAGTAGCGAACTGGTACACTGCAGTTGGAAAATAACTGAGAGTACGTCGGAGTGTATAAATCGCAAAAGCGACTCACCACCCTCGCTTATTCTTAAAAGGGTTGATCTACGATCGGTGATGAGGAGAGACTAAGAGTCTAGACGGAATATGAAAGTTTTCGCAAATTTGTTGTTCACTGGCTGTGCTCtcgtttttgttaattttcagaAAAGCTTAAAAGCCAGCGCTGCTCCTTCGGTTGTTAATGTGTTTCACGTGGCGTCGGTGCTACGAGCTTGAAACTCGCTGCATCCAAACTTTtcgtaacgatttttcacgaTCTCACGTTCGCAACCAACGTAATacatttgctttttttctATCCGCCTTTCATTACCATTCGTTTGAAAGCCGATTGCCTGATCCGATTCCACTACACGTAAGCGCAGTACACGCTTAAATCCATGGATCGACTACTGAAACTGGAGAAGCTGCAGGATTTACGCAGATAAAACATGAGAACGTGCAGCTTGTGCCTAACTTGTGTCCAATCTGTAAGGCTACTTTAATAACAATCATGCCGAGGTCAGCTGGATTTCCGAAAGCACACGGGCctcctctcgctctctctctctccctctgtCTATCTTTCGTCTCTCATTGAAATGGTAAATGCGCTTGTATATAGAAGCGCTGACAAAGCGGCATTAACAGTCAAATTcatacgtataattaattacaccgCCCACTCGACTCAGTGTATACGAAAGCGCGGTGACACCTGTGGAGCATGATTTTCTCCTATTGTCCTCTTCGTTAGCGACGGCATCTCAACGTAACGTAGAGGGCACGACGAAGGAGGTTGGATGGTCTCGACTAGCTCCGACCGGGCGTTTTCTGAGTGACGAGCGTGTGGATCGAGAGGCTTTTAACCCGTCGAGTATGCCTGAGTCGACGAGACACGCGCGGCATTCCGGCAAACGATCGATTCAAACGTAAAACTATAATCCTGAAGAATGGTGACCGACACGTCGCGTACCTCAAGAGCTTTTGGAGCCATTACACACA is a window of Neodiprion fabricii isolate iyNeoFabr1 chromosome 6, iyNeoFabr1.1, whole genome shotgun sequence DNA encoding:
- the LOC124184812 gene encoding sialin-like, coding for MVGYVRAAYAMMLCVANMIIYGLKVNIATAIIGMTKRKPVKEGETAPQCPQFTNDHTEVSTVQGPFEWTPVEQGFVVSIYFAGYLLGMFPSGYCADRFNSKWVLIVTVFFNAVTTILLPLTARAHLHALYALRFFTGLVSSSNLPVMNVLMGKWVVYEEKGMWAAIIYAGMPLGTVISILTTAQIMSAAGWEAVFYVHGTLPLIWCVIFILFFADNPESQKFITEEEREYICGTYAHRKPFSENKPRVPWKAIFTSVPFWALILTNTLGNFSWYFLLTTAPLYMNHVLKFNIKANAGITCFPYLIIAILNPCLGKLLDWGRTRGIWKMTVARKIAVTISCVPTAVLILIIAYIGCHRLATTILLCINIVVAGTVFIGHLCNQNDLSPNFAGILMGITNTPGTIPAFVIPALTGHFTKNEHTFGTWRNIFWIVIICQISAWLIFTIFGSGNIQPWNEVEQNAVTEEVASESRNRENRRQ